The following is a genomic window from Nymphalis io chromosome 23, ilAglIoxx1.1, whole genome shotgun sequence.
tgacatattttaaagaaatctttaatataataatataaattaaataacaatttattgtcGGAGATATGAACCTATCTTAAGTTAAAAATTAGTTCCAAATAACtccaaaaaacaattaatacctGATCTTCTTCCAATCTATTGACTAAAGTAACGCAGACATCAGCTGATCTCAAGCCAGCTTCTCTCGTCATAGCAGCAAAGGCGGTTGCCTCCATTTCTATATTCTTAACTCCCAAGTCCACTAGAGTATTGATAAATGCCATTTTGTCTTCCTCCGAGTAATCGCAGAATGGTCCGTCCAGGCGAGCTTGacctttcaaaatatttaaagggATTTATGGTAcattgaatcttaaccaataatatatatatgcgaatttgattttatttatttctttcgagttttaaatactaaactatattagctgttacttttttaacgcaaagctaccaccggttcggaatgtaaattctTCCCATAAGAAGATCAATATTTTCTCACTAACGACTTACCAGTGTAAAATGCAAGTGACCAACTGGCTTCTCAATTTGGGCTACGATGAGACTGGATCATTACTAAAACGATTAATATAACATCGACCTAACTTATTTTTGCTTCCTACTCCATCCCTTCCTTATTATAATacactttacaaatatttttagtatatatatttagatgtatatttgtatatattatattttattaaattaaattatatttgattgttatgtttgaacaaataataaataaatgtgctgtgtaattggagggcgttagtagctacgacacagtattatactattgtagttactttaaaaaaataaacaataaaaaaagaccCGACAAGAACTCAAGACAAGACTTAGTAGACATTTATTGTAATCAATCAAAtacatatgataattatatacatttaaatttatgtatattttatgagaaTCATCATACTTTTATACCGTTATAATTATAGCGTGATCCTAaactaatcaaaaatataacttaattatttagttactaTCATAATCGATTCTTATTCCGATcaccatattttaatttagtatgaaagtaattatttataaaaacctctATAGAAATCATCAGCCGCCATCGTTCCACCCAAAAAGGTAGAAAATTCTTTTTCTTCGGATGCAACACAAAGTAACTCTTCGCTCAAACGTTTGTCGAAGTACGAAggaatttttcttattttacccAATACTGGCTGAAAAATATGCAACAGTTGATATACACACTGACACGCTAGAGAAAATTTCTTGACAAGAAAACCCAATGCTTTTTTATTGGTTACATGATATAAGATTCCTTGTTAAggaaaattaagattatttttttaattctaatgtCTGCCACtttaaaaaccaaataataTCTAGGTGTCAGAAGACAATTGAAAACAAAACGTCACGCcacttttaaattacaaaaagctACGTACGATATCATATGATTTCTCCAATGTCCCGTTTAGACCCCACGACGAGATCACCACTGATCCAGGTGGAATATTTAAGCCACCACTCGTACCTATTCTAAAAATTATAGGATCTTTTGCTTTCGCATAACtcaatagttttattacttCTTGAAGTAGAATCGTCATTGATGGAATTCCGATTCCATGctggaaatataataaaatgataatatttataataacaatttacttaatagttaaatatacatatacaggtgtaacatttagtattgttgtataccgGCTTGAGGAGTCAGTGTGCAAAtaaaacaggcacaagggtcataacatgaTAGTTCCCAAAAATTGGTGGTGGATTGACAGTGTaagggttggttaatatttcttgcagagCCAATGTATGAGTagagtatgtaatatatataatccaatggtggagtagagtcatttgccatcccggcgcatataaaaaaaatgtctattgaGGATGGGGAccacttacaaaaatatataagactcAAAACGTTTCTCATACTTTAATTTCTATCTCAACTGTTGAGTGAGTGAactctatttatattaaaaatttaacttacaTTAACAGAGAGCACGGGTCCTACTTTATACATGGCGTATCTATGCGAATGTTTAgtcaaatttacaaaaacttcACAAGGTATATCCAAAGCTTTAGCGACATATTTAGCGAATTCCTTCATTCTGTATTTCGTACCGCCCATGCATACaaactgaaaaaataataatcttcaaCCACAGCGAAAGGAAAAAGATCatgattatcatttaattattagtgtctttaataaaaaacagacgatgctaattaaataataaaataatcaatgtgtaaaaatatttacaaaattgataattttaatcacTTATTtacgaaaacatttaaatttaataggaaatcgattaaaaatagtttctttGTCCTGATGAATTCTCAAGAGAAGTAACAttagagtgagccagtgtaattacaggcacaagggacataaaatcccaaggttggtggcgcattagttatgtaagcgatagttgacatttcttacaatgccaatgtctaagggtgttggtgacaacttaccatgaggtggcccatatgctcgtccgccttcctattctataaaaaaatactatagatatgttataataatatataaaatattcgagATAATGTTCTAGTCTCACCTTAACGTCTCCAAACATTTTGGGCAGATCATAATTTTCATTGTCTAACCCCAAATGGTACAAAACGTCTTGATTCAGCTTAGAAAGATGTTCATTCCTCAATCGAAACGTTCCATCTGGATTTCTATgaaaatacaaaagtaatatGTTAAACTTCTTATTAAGAAAGGTTGTATAGAAGTTGTATGGTTAAACAAAGCTTTGTCTCCTTTTTATGAATCTGTAATTGCTGGTgacagaaagaaaaaaaatagagtGTAACTATTCATCCCTTATACaacattctatttatatatcaaatttataggtaggtggacgggccaatgggccacctgatgttaagtggtcaccaccaccatcGTCAATATATAGACatcgatgtaagaagtatttacCTCCCTAATATGCCACCAAACATACAAGGGGACTGCAGCAccttagtttataaataaactatacataAAACGAGCCACCATAACCTTAATACTTACTTAGGAGAAGTTGATCCATAGCGTTGACGCAATACTGTGCTACAATTTTGGTAATGGGGCTCCAGTCCTTCTACTGACAGAATATAATCACAGTCGCATTCTGGTGTAGAAGTTATTTCACTTGCATGCAACATAATTCCTGttgaaattaaaagtttttatacacagattactttaaaaaaaaaaattagtaggTAAAGGTCGAactttagacattggcgatgtaagaaatattaaccatcagcaatgcgccatcaaccttatGTACGgcgatgttatgtctcttgttaCAGgtacaattacactggctcactcactcttcaaaccggaacgcacaaaactaagtattgctgtttagcgatagaatatctgatgagtgggtggtataggtaccacccactcatcagatattctctttatgcaagcccatctgggtaggacccagatgggcttgcataaagccctaccacctagaaaattatcattattgtaacttcttatttataaaagaataacaatataatagaataatattctaaatattcaaataaagttaCTCGTTCATTATCGAAAGCGTAATGATATgcatagtattatattttaagctgaAATCGTTTTATTGATGTTAAACATCTAAACATGTAAAACATATACGTTTCAGAGGAAAAACGACATGACGCTCCCTTATGACGTcatgccccccccccccctccgtCGACGCTCTATCCCTTTTTGTTTGTCCATAACGCGTTTACTATGTactttgtttctttatattggtataaaaatatatttattttattaacgaaactatgtttttaatttatttcacatttaattaattaatttttttaactataaaatgtTTCCATTTCGAAATTTCACATCTACCTAACGCGCTTTGAAAGCCGTATTATTTTTTCCATTTGTTCCAGAAGGGTTTCATTTATGTGTTCAATATGCACAATTTCATTCAAACATTAGGCAACATTTACATACATAGatagtattaaaaaacaattgtagAGACTAACCAACAGCTGCGAAGAAGATAATATACTGGAAAAGTGTGTGTGGCTTTTTACGCAATTATGCAACAGTGTAAGAACTCTCTTTAAACCACGGCCCGAGATAGGTAATAGTCGAAATAgacctttataaaaaaaatacaatttttcattccaattatcattataaaaatagcgATATCCTTCGCAAGGGTATTTCCAAGATCAAacattatcaaaatcagtttacTGGCATTACGTCATTCATTAAGCTGTGACCTCTTTGTCCCTTTGCCTTTCAACaatcaatttataatgtttatctttataaaaagataaattactattataaacaGAATTctgtttataatccatctcgtgcttttcggtgaaggaaaacatcgtgaggaaacctgcatgtgtctaatttcatcgaaattttaccacatgtgtattccaccaacccgcactggagcagcgtggtggaataagctccaaaccttctcctcaaaaaaagggaaaggaggccttagcccagcagtgggacatttacaggctgttactgtactgtactgttaaatTACTATTCCGATATTcagaattgaaataattttctatgTACACGTGTTGTTGTGTACACATTATACTTGAAAACGATGATACAATATAATTTGCATAACAACAAACATtactctttattattatatataaatttaatcaataaaataataaaacaattgatgATAACTCAACGACTTATATCAGTAGGTCTTTGTTTGAAAATGATAATGTTACTTCCTATCTGCTTccctattaatattatgaaatatataagcgAATACTTGGTAAGCAGACTGGCAAATCGGCCTGTTTTTAAGTCTCCACATAGCGCATAGATGTTGACACTAAgaaattttttcaaataaagttaCTCGTTCATTATCGAAAGCGTAATGATATgcatagtattatattttaagctgaAATCGTTTTATTGATGTTAAACATCTAAACATGTAAAACATATACGTTTCAGAGGAAAAACGACATGACGCTCCCTTATGACGTCATGCCCCCCCCCTCCGCCGACGCTCTATCCCTTTGTGTGTCCATAACGCGTATACTATGTactttgtttctttatattggtataaaaatatatttattttattaacgaaactatgtttttaatttatttcacatttaattaattaatttttttaactataaaatgtTTCCATTTCGAAATTTCACATCTACCTAACGCGCTTTGAAAGCCatattattttttccatttGTTCCAGAAGGGGTTCATTTATGTGTTCAATATGCACAATTTCATTCAAACATTAGGCAACATTTACATACATAGatagtattaaaaaacaattgtagAGACTAACCAACAGCTGCGAAGAAGATAATATACTGGAAAAGTGTGTGTGGCTTTTTACGCAATTATGCAACAGTGTAAGAACTCTCTTTAAACCACGGCCCGAGATAGGTAATAGTCGAAATAgacctttataaaaaaaaatacaatttttcattccaattatcattataaaaatagcgATATCCTTCGCAAGGGTATTTCCAAGATCAAacattatcaaaatcagtttacTGGCATTACGTCATTCATTAAGCTGTGACCTCTTTGTCCCTTGCCTTTCAACaatcaatttataatgtttatctttataaaaagataaattactattataaacaGAATTctgtttataatccatctcgtgcttttcggtgaaggaaaacatcgtgaggaaacctgcatgtgtctaatttcatcgaaattttaccacatgtgtattccaccaacccgcactggagcagcgtggtggaataagctccaaaccttctcctcaaaaaaagggaaaggaggccttagcccagcagtgggacatttacaggctgttactgtactgtactgttaaatTACTATTCCGATATTcagaattgaaataattttctatgTACACGTGTTGTTGTGTACACATTATACTTGAAAACGATGATACAATATAATTTGCATAACAACAAACATtactctttattattatatataaatttaatcaataaaataataaaacaattgatgATAACTCAACGACTTATATCAGTAGGTCTTTGTTTGAAAATGATAATGTTACTTCCTCTCTGCTTccctattaatattatgaaatatataagcgAATACTTGGTAAGCAGACTGGCAAATCGGCCTGTTTTTAAGTCTCCACATAGCGCATAGATGTTGACACTAAGAAATTTTAAGCATCCTTTAAATCATCAATGCGCTACTGACCTTGGGAATCGAAAAATCTGACCACCATGTTTATAGATAACTCACAATAacttataatgtgtatgtatgtgtttatataaaaataggaaTAAATTCTAGCTTTAGCTGGATTTACAGTCCATATGAGACTAGTAGTTGAACGTTGACGTTTTATTACCAAGTACGGGGGACCGATCGCTCAGCGCGATTGCGATTATCTAATATAGTCTTCGCTAAATCGTCTGAGGTAAGAACTATTCCAATAGCAAAAGTAAAgattaacaaacataaaattgacatatatagcagagctattatgCATATCGCATGAAATACAAACAgctctcgattaatatatctacttacgtaatataattattccacttaactacaaatatccactttaatttttacttccaaagttcgaAAACAATTTCGCTGACATTCAAAACGCTagtttttcgcaaatccataatgaataccatagattaattattcaagatctcgaccaatgatatcacgtccattaaatgtcaaagttgtttattgttCTTTACTCCACTTGCCATTGAAATAGGCTATAGATGGTAATCACCAATTATTTTGATGATCGAGTTCGTTGTTTCTCGGTGTGAATGGTATGCGTTTGTAATGACGCAAGGACATTACGTAATAAGGGTTTAATTATTGCAAACGCATTAGCAATGCAAATATTAgcttaaatacattataatgtatttcacatttaatgtggaatttaaaatataaacaaatcataTCATGATTTTTAAAATCCTTTGTAATCTGTACTCACTTGAAGttgtacaaaaaaatttaaaacacttctttaatatgtatacttatttctaaaacaattagaaaacaacaaataaaaaagctacatagaaattgttttaattataaatacaagtaatTAAACATCTCATTAGTTTACGAGTATCATTACGAAGATATCAGTTGCGTTGttcctgatttaaaaaaaacttgataaatattatgttaacataagtttagtgaaaattaaaaaaaatatatatatattttataatctgtattatttaaaaatattttgaaaaaatacttaCGAATTGTCCAAAGAttccttattaatatttcttaaaaataaatttaaactcacTCACGTGAAACagaattcttttataaaatgacAATAGATACGTTATAACCGTGCGGCGCTTTATCACGTactgcattatttatttattaggtgtcctatatatatatatatttatctgtatgTATCATTTGTATgtacaaatgtatattttaatgataaaactgCATAaataccgatttcggccacggcggccaatttgaACACAGATTAGCTAACAGCGCGGGACATATTATTggtcacaagtgtgtgcgcaaacacaggtgcactctctattacctaactctcaaaatccgatgggatggcagtccgacacgaccggaaagaggtcagatgcaggaccaacggctttacgtgcgttTCGAGGCGCGGGAGTGTACACGCTTCCAACTTACAGAGtctgggctgctactaagaattttcgacagaaaaacttttttagtggtccgacctgggatttgagcCTAGGACGTTCGGGTCTGCGGTCCtacatctaaccactagaccaacgaggtagtcaataTAATAGTGTATAGCTTAAggacataatatataatctgtattttttattttttctttagtgtatctttgtttatttcttttatgtatATCTACGCTAGTTGAGTGCAAAAAATTCGcccaatgtaatatatatacgcAGAACGAttgccgggtcagctagtatttatttatatatgtattaactgACCCGGCAATCGTTCTGCCTGATGaccgccgataaaaacaaaagaacacCGACCCTTTATTTTctcaatttaatgtatttaattaatgtaatggacatattcattatttgattaaaagttaaatgtaaagtgaaaaaagtaacatatttttattctgaAGCAGTTCATTAATTTCCaagagcaattgagtgtacaatattttttgtcagttcatctttagccaacacaaataagctcgaTGGCTTACCCACCCGAGAACATGCAACATATAATTGTCCGTGTGAAAAAcatggtgtgcccaaatctaagcgacaaacggacatcgtttggccttgcgacttattgattgtctTTGCGTATACCAATCTAATAGGAAATTGAACGCGTTTGAATTCAATTGGCACGTCTATGGGAATCATCAGAATTCGTGACAGTAAAACATTTTCGGCTCAAATTAGGCTCAAATTTCGAGTCAAATTAGGCAAATAGTATGCAGTATTAGGCAAACATGGACgacctccagctaggtggagtgacgatatacgcaaggcaGCAGTTGGcaattgagagctgaagatcgagctcagtggcgtgccattggagagacctatgtccagcagtggacgagaaaaggatgatgatgatatatacattagtttacttatattataatattattcaatatgtatGTCAACGTAATTGGAGATAAAATTGTCGATACTGGTTTTTTCGTGACAATCGCTGCCAAACTATAAAAGATAAACGAAATCATTGTAGATAAGATTTGTAGATCTTGGAAATGCCTACATGTATGGAATAGTCCACAAAAGATTGCATTGTTTGCtaataaaacgataaatttaGTTCAATATGTTGGTCACACAGCATTAAtccttattaaatttaaaggtaAAGATGTAGGTAAGAAAAGAGTAACCGAGTTTATTGCCGTTTCTTCTCAGTATACTCATCATTGTGTACTagtaactttacttttattttcggTCTGATCATATCGCGATAGATACATATCGTGTATCGAAAATCTATATATgtgtaatgtattataaatgcgaatgaaTATGTATGCTTGTTAccactaaaccactgaaccgctCTTAATAAAACTGTCTGCGCCTGCGGTAACTTGTGACCTGGATATACCGTAGATGAAGTCGCGAAGAACAGCTAgtaactaaaaatacaaataaaatgaatagagataatattatttataaaattgtttaagatAGAtgagtgttatatatttttatttatttttttaaaaacgaaaatgttatCATTATGGATTCTGCGTGTAATTATTTTgtctatgtttatttattctgcAACAAGAACTGCTTGGATTttggcgatttttttttatagaatagaaaggcggacgtgcatatgggccacctgatggtaaatgatcaccaacgcccatagacattggcattgtaagaaatgttaaccatcgcttacatcaccaatgcgccaccaaccttgggaactaagatgttatgtcccttgtgcttgtaattacactggctcactcacccttcaaaccggaacacaacaataccaagtactgctgttagaatatctgatgagtgggtgatacctacccagacgagcttgcacaaagctgtaccaccaGTACATAGGAATAAAACATATTGATTTATTGACAATTTATATTCTGGATTGACATGGTGGAGTTTTAATGAATTGTGACTGAcatgaataaaacataatttgaacttcaaaaataaacaaagtgttgaatatgtgaataatatataatattattattaattatttaaggataattactgagcgcaataaaagacgtccattcggttgagcgtttaatagcgagagaccaccatatatgggtttacaattacccacagttataaagtaatattctaaaactaccccatacattacaccctcacccttaattacttatacattacttagaattaacttaacctaacttaaaaataaattatataatattagttgcctAATCAAATTCGAATCGAAATCGTTCAACTGGTTTCCTAACGCGCTGGGAACGAATCGATGGTGGAACATCTACCTGAGTCTCAGGGGATATCGATGGTGGAATACTAAGTTCCGTGTTGGATGATTCAGCCGACTCAGTCGTCGGTATTTCTAGCTGTGGCTCAGATATGGGGTGATCACTCGGCATGTTTTGGTTTTGTGGTGGCGATTTTGACGTAGATAAATCAAAGCTTACCCAACgtttttttatctgattaaCGTGTCTTTTGATAGGTGGACCGTCATCCCTACCTATGAGGTAATTACGAGACCCAAAATTACCATCTATTTTACCTTTTATCCATTTCTTTCCTTCCCCATAATTCCTTACCCAGACATTATCCCCTTGTTTAAATTGCCTTATAACTCCTTTTCCTCtttctatttgcttattttgcaCCTCCCGTACTCTATCTTCCATCGCCCAATCCCTATGCAATAAGTCTAGTCTTGATCTTATACGCCTACGTTGTAAAATCATGGCAGGTGAAAGACCCGTGGTACTTTGATCGACGTTCCTGTATGCTAATAAATAGGTTTGCAATGCGGCATCGATATCGCAACTATCCCTTAACGACTTTTTTATTGCCCGTTTGCACAACTTAACAGCGCCTTCCGCTGCTCCATTA
Proteins encoded in this region:
- the LOC126777682 gene encoding uridine phosphorylase 1-like, whose amino-acid sequence is MLHASEITSTPECDCDYILSVEGLEPHYQNCSTVLRQRYGSTSPKNPDGTFRLRNEHLSKLNQDVLYHLGLDNENYDLPKMFGDVKFVCMGGTKYRMKEFAKYVAKALDIPCEVFVNLTKHSHRYAMYKVGPVLSVNHGIGIPSMTILLQEVIKLLSYAKAKDPIIFRIGTSGGLNIPPGSVVISSWGLNGTLEKSYDIPVLGKIRKIPSYFDKRLSEELLCVASEEKEFSTFLGGTMAADDFYRGQARLDGPFCDYSEEDKMAFINTLVDLGVKNIEMEATAFAAMTREAGLRSADVCVTLVNRLEEDQVTPSKSQLLEWQERPMLVIAKYISKYVKKI